The following proteins come from a genomic window of Micromonospora zamorensis:
- a CDS encoding DUF742 domain-containing protein, with protein sequence MTPEVAGEDPDPDPRVRIRPYLRAFSPTGESVAAPALPEPEEGGGGPAGPRPFVLTSGRVAGADPAIGLETQVTVRPDSGWWSSPPGVLMAPEIQAIIALCAEPISVAEISARTRLHFGVTRVLVGDLRAAGHLDVHVTDTDDALDPNLILRVIDGLRAIS encoded by the coding sequence ATGACCCCCGAGGTCGCCGGCGAGGATCCGGACCCGGACCCCCGGGTCCGGATCCGCCCGTACCTGCGCGCGTTCTCCCCGACCGGGGAGAGCGTGGCGGCACCGGCGCTGCCCGAGCCGGAGGAGGGTGGCGGTGGGCCGGCCGGTCCCCGTCCATTCGTGCTCACCTCAGGGCGGGTGGCGGGTGCCGATCCGGCGATCGGGCTGGAGACGCAGGTGACGGTCCGCCCGGACAGCGGCTGGTGGAGCAGCCCTCCCGGGGTCCTGATGGCACCGGAGATCCAGGCGATCATCGCGCTCTGCGCCGAGCCGATCTCGGTGGCCGAGATCTCGGCCCGGACCCGACTGCACTTCGGGGTGACGCGGGTCCTGGTCGGTGACCTCCGGGCGGCCGGGCACCTGGACGTGCACGTCACCGACACCGACGACGCTCTCGACCCCAACCTCATCCTGCGAGTGATTGATGGACTCCGTGCGATCTCCTGA
- a CDS encoding GTP-binding protein, protein MDSVRSPEWPVAPLGGVAANSAAARYGMSSGTGPIVGRAGPPSSAPPPPYQPPSATRASSPPVGRPAAPPVPVKILVAGGFGVGKTTTVGAISEIAPLTTEAEMTTAGIGVDDPGARSSKTTTTVAMDFGCVTIDRSLKLYLFGTPGQSRFGFMWDDLARGALGALVVVDSARLDDCFPAIDFFERAGLPFVVGVNAFDGRLALELGEIRWALAIGDHVPLVQFDARDRLSVRDALLVVLDRALDRATRDRRA, encoded by the coding sequence ATGGACTCCGTGCGATCTCCTGAATGGCCGGTCGCCCCGCTCGGCGGGGTAGCCGCGAACAGCGCCGCCGCCCGGTACGGCATGTCATCGGGCACCGGGCCGATCGTCGGGCGGGCCGGGCCGCCGTCGAGCGCTCCGCCGCCGCCGTACCAGCCTCCGTCCGCTACGCGGGCGTCATCGCCGCCGGTCGGAAGACCCGCCGCGCCGCCGGTCCCGGTCAAGATCCTGGTTGCCGGCGGCTTCGGGGTGGGCAAGACGACCACAGTGGGCGCGATCTCGGAGATCGCACCCCTGACCACCGAGGCCGAGATGACCACCGCCGGGATCGGCGTGGACGACCCGGGCGCCCGATCATCCAAGACCACCACCACGGTGGCCATGGACTTCGGCTGCGTGACCATCGACCGCAGCCTCAAGCTCTACCTGTTCGGCACCCCGGGGCAGTCCCGTTTCGGCTTCATGTGGGACGACCTCGCCCGGGGTGCGCTCGGCGCCCTGGTGGTGGTGGACAGCGCCCGGCTGGACGACTGCTTCCCTGCGATCGACTTCTTCGAGCGGGCCGGGTTGCCGTTCGTCGTCGGGGTCAACGCCTTCGACGGGCGGCTGGCCCTGGAACTCGGCGAGATCCGCTGGGCGTTGGCCATCGGCGACCACGTTCCCCTGGTGCAGTTCGACGCCCGGGACCGGCTCTCGGTGCGGGACGCCCTGCTGGTCGTCCTGGACCGTGCGCTGGACCGGGCTACGCGGGACCGGAGGGCCTGA